A window of Chitinophaga sp. MM2321 contains these coding sequences:
- a CDS encoding cyclase family protein, translating into MQTKLNFLGIDCIVTDLSHTISKEDPTFIGHQRTLIWEHLSHDETQKMGLTKPPYSYKVVGFTMCDHSGTHVDAINHIVNDPDARAINELPMEWFIAPAVWFDFSHKAPNSYITKSDIEEAIALTGVTIKPQSVVLYYTGWYKKWDKPFDYIRDYPGVDRSAIEYLNDLGAISIGADAPSIDSYHEVAVVKEQPAHIVCREREILNMENLAQVDMIPGHEFWFLGLPLKIKGGSGSPFRCVAIIPENKQQ; encoded by the coding sequence TTGCAGACAAAGTTAAATTTCTTAGGTATCGATTGTATTGTTACAGACCTTAGTCATACGATTAGTAAAGAGGACCCAACTTTTATCGGTCATCAGCGCACGCTTATATGGGAACATCTGTCTCATGATGAAACACAAAAGATGGGACTAACCAAACCGCCTTATTCCTACAAGGTGGTTGGTTTTACCATGTGCGATCATTCCGGCACACATGTAGATGCGATCAATCATATCGTAAACGATCCGGACGCCCGTGCTATTAATGAACTGCCGATGGAATGGTTTATTGCGCCTGCTGTGTGGTTTGATTTCTCTCATAAAGCGCCCAATAGCTACATTACAAAATCAGACATTGAGGAAGCCATTGCTTTGACGGGGGTGACGATAAAACCACAATCCGTAGTATTATACTATACCGGGTGGTATAAAAAATGGGATAAACCATTTGACTATATCCGCGATTACCCGGGCGTAGACAGAAGTGCTATTGAATATCTCAATGATTTGGGTGCTATTAGTATTGGTGCGGATGCGCCCAGTATAGATAGTTATCATGAAGTAGCCGTGGTAAAAGAACAGCCTGCCCATATTGTATGCAGAGAGCGGGAAATCCTTAACATGGAAAACTTAGCGCAGGTGGATATGATACCGGGGCATGAGTTTTGGTTTTTAGGTCTGCCGCTTAAAATTAAAGGTGGTTCCGGTTCTCCTTTCAGATGTGTAGCAATTATTCCAGAAAATAAACAGCAATAA
- a CDS encoding SDR family oxidoreductase, translating to MRNKVMIVSGGASGLGLAAGIKFAKNGYNIVLIDIDEEKGKKAELLIKSLGQDAVFCNCDISDKAQVQRAAQVTRERFGRADVLINNAGLEVRGSILQCTEEDWDRLYDINLKGIYYMANAFVPMMIEHGAGAIVNTGSILGHRTVGERAAYSSSKGAIDTLTRSMAYDLAKDNIRVNSVVPGAIDTPLLRGSINDSPDPAETERFLGAKSVLNRMGTAEEVANVMYFLASDEASFVTGAAYFVDGGWSIL from the coding sequence ATGCGTAATAAAGTAATGATCGTAAGTGGCGGGGCCTCAGGATTAGGGTTAGCTGCCGGTATTAAGTTCGCCAAAAACGGATACAACATTGTGCTGATAGATATTGATGAAGAAAAAGGTAAGAAGGCGGAACTATTGATCAAAAGTCTGGGACAGGATGCTGTTTTCTGCAATTGTGATATATCGGATAAGGCACAGGTGCAACGCGCAGCCCAGGTAACCAGGGAGCGTTTCGGCAGGGCTGACGTGCTTATTAATAATGCAGGACTGGAAGTTCGCGGTAGTATTCTTCAATGTACAGAAGAGGATTGGGATCGATTATACGATATCAATCTTAAAGGGATCTATTACATGGCGAACGCTTTTGTGCCGATGATGATAGAACATGGCGCCGGCGCTATCGTCAATACAGGTTCTATACTTGGCCACAGAACGGTAGGGGAACGTGCTGCTTATTCTTCTTCCAAAGGTGCTATTGACACGCTTACACGCAGCATGGCATATGACCTGGCGAAAGATAATATCAGGGTGAATAGTGTGGTGCCTGGTGCAATAGATACGCCGTTGTTAAGAGGTTCTATCAATGATTCTCCGGACCCTGCTGAAACAGAACGGTTCTTAGGTGCAAAAAGCGTTTTAAACCGCATGGGAACTGCGGAAGAAGTAGCCAATGTGATGTATTTCCTGGCTTCTGATGAAGCGTCATTTGTAACAGGTGCTGCTTATTTTGTAGATGGTGGGTGGTCTATTTTATAA
- a CDS encoding alcohol dehydrogenase catalytic domain-containing protein, translated as MSLPKEMDALVLKGVRDFVIQTVPVPVPESDEVICKVDTTYICGTDPHIIAGDFPGFWPKAFEFIPGHEWSGTVVQTGKKAALLGWKEGDRVCGISHCGCGYCDMCLKGRYNNCLNYGHEERGHRQYGHYTPGAYAQYMCTSVKSIFKVPDTMSLEYAACVDPLSIALYTVKRSRMQPGDDILIMGTGPQGLMAILVAKALGAGRILAVGSGDRLKKAAALGAIPIDYKAGQVVEEVKSLTNGLGAPAVLECAGTADSIAQACLAASKGGVVSVIGIPHSDPSLPLKRIVLDEIEIIGNRANPNTAKEAIGLLVNNRIDLTPLMTHRFALKDFDKALDVYEKRKDGAIKVATKPNGLN; from the coding sequence ATGAGTTTACCTAAAGAAATGGATGCACTTGTATTAAAAGGGGTACGTGATTTTGTTATTCAAACCGTACCTGTGCCTGTACCGGAATCCGATGAAGTTATCTGTAAAGTGGATACAACCTATATCTGTGGTACAGATCCTCATATCATTGCAGGTGATTTCCCGGGCTTTTGGCCAAAGGCGTTTGAGTTTATTCCCGGACATGAATGGTCCGGCACTGTAGTGCAAACAGGAAAGAAGGCGGCATTGCTGGGATGGAAGGAAGGGGACCGTGTTTGTGGTATTTCGCATTGCGGATGTGGTTACTGCGACATGTGTCTGAAAGGGCGGTATAATAACTGTTTAAACTATGGACATGAAGAACGCGGACACAGACAATACGGACATTATACACCCGGCGCCTATGCGCAGTATATGTGTACATCTGTCAAAAGTATTTTTAAGGTACCAGACACGATGTCATTGGAGTACGCAGCCTGTGTAGATCCATTGAGCATTGCGCTGTATACCGTGAAGCGTTCCCGTATGCAGCCGGGAGATGATATTCTTATCATGGGAACAGGTCCCCAGGGTTTGATGGCGATATTAGTGGCAAAGGCGCTTGGAGCGGGCAGAATACTGGCAGTAGGCAGCGGCGACCGGCTGAAGAAAGCGGCGGCATTGGGAGCTATTCCTATTGATTATAAAGCTGGTCAGGTAGTGGAAGAAGTAAAATCGCTTACCAATGGCCTGGGCGCTCCTGCCGTACTGGAATGCGCAGGAACGGCTGACTCAATCGCACAAGCTTGTCTGGCTGCTTCAAAGGGAGGTGTGGTATCTGTTATCGGTATTCCTCATTCAGATCCTTCCCTTCCGCTTAAACGGATTGTGCTGGATGAGATAGAGATTATTGGCAACAGGGCAAATCCAAATACAGCGAAGGAAGCAATAGGATTACTGGTGAATAACCGGATTGATCTGACGCCTTTAATGACCCACCGGTTTGCTTTAAAAGATTTTGATAAAGCACTGGATGTTTATGAAAAAAGAAAAGACGGGGCAATAAAAGTGGCTACCAAGCCGAATGGTTTAAATTAA
- a CDS encoding ThuA domain-containing protein, producing MKDLIQTMMATNKADNHCIGQIPYRCVISMLLLIVCSSIHPVSAQTTKVIYFMAGKKDHAWPSRHETEKDLLVLQRCLDSVTNIKGVKIVTRFIYNRTALDINDMKDAAAIVIESSAEYSSADRTHPLFPPSAGNTKTYEKEVVNYLDQVDSLHKAGMGIIVLHWAVAAENQKAANLYWNWFGGGYIPGYSQNPLGMWTVTPIKQAQKHPVMRGVGAWTYKDEIFSRFMVIPQDQRRTDLLMGEAPKTNMGPVASRCITWAFEDGLSRALIYGGMDYHAALLQDNYRRFLLNAIVWAAGIEVPADGVKSSAKGLQLVASRPDQFDNMK from the coding sequence ATGAAAGATCTGATACAAACAATGATGGCTACCAATAAAGCAGACAACCACTGCATCGGTCAAATACCGTATCGGTGTGTAATATCCATGCTGTTGCTGATTGTATGCAGCAGCATTCATCCTGTATCTGCACAAACAACAAAAGTGATCTATTTCATGGCTGGTAAAAAGGATCATGCATGGCCATCAAGACATGAAACGGAAAAAGATTTGCTTGTGCTGCAACGTTGCCTGGATAGCGTCACCAATATCAAAGGCGTGAAGATCGTTACCCGGTTTATTTATAACAGAACTGCGCTTGATATCAATGATATGAAAGATGCAGCTGCGATTGTTATTGAAAGCAGTGCCGAATACAGCAGCGCCGACCGCACGCATCCTTTGTTTCCTCCCAGCGCAGGTAATACAAAAACGTATGAGAAGGAGGTGGTAAATTATCTCGACCAGGTAGATAGTCTGCATAAAGCAGGTATGGGAATCATTGTATTGCACTGGGCAGTTGCCGCAGAAAATCAGAAAGCTGCCAATCTTTACTGGAACTGGTTTGGCGGCGGGTATATACCTGGCTATTCCCAGAATCCCTTGGGCATGTGGACAGTCACACCCATCAAGCAAGCGCAAAAACACCCGGTGATGCGCGGTGTGGGTGCCTGGACATACAAGGACGAAATATTTTCCAGGTTCATGGTTATTCCGCAGGATCAGCGCCGTACGGATCTGCTCATGGGCGAAGCGCCTAAAACAAATATGGGTCCGGTAGCCAGCAGGTGTATTACCTGGGCTTTCGAGGATGGTCTTTCGCGTGCACTTATTTATGGCGGAATGGATTATCATGCTGCGTTGCTGCAAGATAATTACAGACGCTTTCTGCTCAATGCTATTGTATGGGCTGCGGGAATTGAGGTGCCGGCAGACGGTGTAAAATCTTCGGCTAAAGGACTTCAATTGGTAGCATCAAGACCAGATCAATTTGATAATATGAAATAG
- a CDS encoding FG-GAP-like repeat-containing protein — protein MKIFIFCTLLLGASLLASGQSANGDMNGKGLSFIPDYTFKGSALTGWKQLGNADWHVKNGELTGTAKQKTSEGLLMFDQSFQDIGINTFIKITGDCEAGILFRAEKNGDGMKAVLVSISRDSSAAYSVTINAQGKVLSREKLRPAGGMIRIAPPLDPANPVRTGGYPAARGNQPALPNVRPQTAFVPGEWNQLEFIFDMNLLRGYINDGSGPGGGADDVTFGPVGLYVKGSGEVRFKDFKYKDLAVRYLPEEQTSARFRVQQISDMYYSWSAASADFNNDGIQDIVAGPYIYYGPDYTKYREIYPGIALSPTKDFTEVNCQYAFDFNGDGWTDVFIGPPFGRLYMNPKGESRRWDVYDVIPGNINSEVTLFTDIDGDNKPELVYGTNSAGTGVLKYAKFNPADPTKPWNTYTVSESGYFMAHGIGAGDINGDGRIDILNPNGWWEQPEHLSDAGWTYHPAPFGRYGHRVGGIGGSVMAVYDVNGDKLNDVVTSLNAHGFGLAWYEQKRDAQGKISFIRHMIMDDYSTKNAGDVTFSELHGSTLADVDGDGITDFIVGKRYFSHLDTYLDPDPFGPPLLYWYRTVRNPAAPGGAEFIPELIHNRSGAGSDLHAADLNNDGLIDIISSTNRGTFIFWNKQTKK, from the coding sequence ATGAAGATATTTATATTTTGTACGCTATTACTTGGTGCTTCCCTTCTTGCTTCGGGGCAATCGGCAAACGGTGATATGAATGGAAAGGGGCTCAGTTTTATTCCTGATTACACGTTTAAAGGATCTGCGCTGACCGGTTGGAAACAGCTGGGCAATGCTGACTGGCATGTTAAAAATGGTGAACTGACCGGTACGGCAAAACAAAAAACATCCGAAGGTTTGCTGATGTTTGATCAGTCTTTCCAGGACATTGGTATCAACACCTTCATCAAAATTACGGGTGACTGCGAAGCGGGTATTTTGTTCCGTGCAGAAAAAAATGGGGATGGCATGAAAGCGGTATTAGTATCAATAAGCCGTGATTCATCTGCTGCATATAGCGTAACCATCAATGCACAGGGGAAAGTATTGAGCCGCGAAAAATTGCGCCCGGCGGGTGGTATGATCCGTATAGCGCCACCGCTTGATCCTGCTAATCCGGTAAGAACCGGTGGGTATCCCGCCGCAAGAGGTAACCAGCCTGCGTTACCCAATGTTCGTCCTCAGACAGCTTTTGTTCCGGGTGAATGGAATCAGCTCGAATTCATTTTCGATATGAATCTACTCAGAGGCTATATTAATGATGGGAGCGGTCCGGGTGGAGGAGCAGATGATGTAACATTCGGTCCTGTCGGACTTTATGTAAAAGGTAGTGGTGAAGTGCGTTTCAAAGATTTTAAGTATAAAGATCTTGCAGTCAGGTATCTGCCGGAAGAGCAAACATCCGCCCGTTTCAGGGTGCAACAGATCAGCGATATGTATTATTCCTGGAGTGCTGCATCTGCCGACTTTAACAACGATGGGATACAGGATATTGTAGCGGGCCCTTATATTTACTACGGACCCGACTATACGAAATACCGCGAAATTTATCCGGGTATTGCTTTAAGCCCCACTAAAGATTTTACGGAAGTGAATTGCCAGTATGCTTTTGATTTCAATGGCGATGGTTGGACGGACGTATTCATCGGTCCGCCGTTTGGCAGGCTTTACATGAATCCCAAAGGTGAATCCCGGCGCTGGGATGTATACGATGTAATTCCCGGTAACATCAATTCTGAAGTAACCCTGTTTACTGATATTGATGGAGATAATAAACCAGAGCTGGTTTACGGGACCAACTCCGCCGGGACCGGCGTACTTAAATATGCAAAGTTTAATCCTGCGGACCCGACAAAACCCTGGAATACTTACACCGTATCGGAATCCGGCTATTTTATGGCACATGGTATTGGAGCAGGCGATATTAATGGCGACGGGCGTATAGACATCTTAAACCCTAATGGATGGTGGGAACAGCCCGAACACCTGAGTGATGCAGGCTGGACCTATCATCCGGCGCCCTTTGGCAGATACGGTCATCGTGTAGGTGGGATTGGCGGTAGTGTGATGGCTGTTTATGATGTTAACGGCGACAAACTGAATGATGTGGTAACCAGTTTGAATGCACACGGTTTTGGATTAGCCTGGTATGAGCAGAAAAGAGATGCGCAAGGAAAAATATCTTTTATAAGGCACATGATCATGGATGATTATTCAACAAAGAATGCAGGAGATGTAACTTTTTCAGAATTGCATGGATCAACGCTTGCCGATGTGGATGGAGATGGAATTACCGATTTTATTGTTGGTAAACGATACTTCTCACATTTAGATACTTACCTGGACCCTGATCCTTTTGGACCCCCTTTATTGTATTGGTACCGGACAGTACGGAATCCTGCTGCCCCCGGCGGTGCGGAATTTATTCCCGAACTGATACATAACCGTTCTGGTGCTGGTTCAGACTTACATGCTGCTGATCTGAATAATGATGGGTTAATAGACATTATTTCTTCCACAAACAGGGGCACTTTTATTTTCTGGAATAAACAGACAAAAAAGTAA
- a CDS encoding CoA-acylating methylmalonate-semialdehyde dehydrogenase: protein MMETVNNYIDGSWVKSKETGTTDIINPATQEIVGKVPSGKNTATDVALAVEAAAKAYISWSQVPVMKRVQPLYKLKQLLEEHAEDIARTITIECGKTLVESRGELQRAIENVEVACGTPMLIQSEFSENIASGVDEFMIRQPLGVCACISPFNFPGMIPFWFLPYAIACGNTFVMKPSEKVPLTMMKVFQLLDQIDLPKGVVNLVHGGKETVDTLLDHSEVKAISFVGSSNIAKYVYSRGAASGKRVQAQGGAKNPVVILPDADIEMSVKIITDSVYGCAGQRCLAASNIITVGDDGKIKEALYESAKARTTGSGLDESVEMGPVISRESRLRVESLIEKGVSEGARVLLDGRNTNIPGFEKGNFIAPTILEALPINGALIGTEIFGPVMSLLALKTVDEALHFINNGRYGNMACLFTNSGANARKFRSLANAGNIGINIGVAAPMAQFPFSGWKESFFGDLHGQGRHAIEFFTQTKVVIERWPKEWSRKF from the coding sequence ATGATGGAAACAGTAAATAATTATATTGATGGCAGTTGGGTAAAAAGTAAAGAAACTGGTACCACGGATATTATAAATCCGGCCACCCAGGAAATAGTTGGAAAAGTTCCATCCGGTAAAAATACGGCAACCGATGTAGCTCTTGCTGTAGAAGCGGCGGCGAAGGCATATATATCATGGAGCCAGGTGCCGGTTATGAAAAGGGTACAGCCCTTATATAAACTAAAACAACTACTGGAAGAACATGCAGAGGATATCGCAAGAACCATTACCATAGAATGTGGTAAAACGTTGGTGGAGTCGCGTGGAGAACTACAACGGGCCATTGAAAATGTAGAAGTAGCCTGCGGTACGCCCATGTTAATTCAGAGCGAGTTCTCTGAAAACATTGCCAGCGGTGTGGATGAGTTTATGATCCGTCAGCCGCTAGGGGTCTGCGCTTGTATATCTCCTTTCAATTTTCCGGGCATGATTCCTTTCTGGTTTTTGCCCTATGCCATTGCCTGCGGAAATACTTTTGTCATGAAGCCTTCTGAAAAAGTGCCTTTAACGATGATGAAAGTTTTTCAGCTTTTGGATCAGATTGACTTACCAAAAGGAGTCGTCAATTTAGTACATGGCGGAAAGGAAACAGTGGATACGCTTTTAGATCATTCTGAAGTGAAGGCCATTAGTTTTGTGGGCTCTTCGAACATTGCCAAATATGTTTATTCCCGGGGTGCCGCAAGCGGGAAAAGAGTACAGGCGCAGGGTGGCGCAAAAAATCCTGTAGTGATATTACCTGATGCCGATATTGAAATGTCTGTAAAAATAATAACAGACAGTGTATACGGATGTGCAGGTCAGCGATGCCTGGCAGCTTCCAATATCATCACTGTAGGAGATGATGGAAAAATAAAAGAAGCACTCTATGAATCTGCTAAGGCCAGGACAACCGGTTCCGGCCTGGATGAAAGTGTGGAAATGGGTCCGGTTATCAGCCGCGAAAGCCGTTTAAGGGTAGAAAGCCTGATTGAAAAAGGTGTCAGTGAAGGAGCCAGGGTTTTACTTGATGGTAGAAATACGAACATCCCTGGTTTTGAAAAAGGAAATTTTATTGCGCCCACCATCCTGGAAGCGTTGCCTATAAATGGCGCACTTATCGGCACTGAAATATTTGGTCCGGTAATGAGCCTGCTGGCATTAAAAACGGTGGATGAAGCATTGCACTTTATAAACAATGGCCGTTATGGTAATATGGCTTGTTTATTTACAAACAGTGGCGCCAATGCCAGGAAATTCAGAAGCCTGGCTAATGCAGGAAATATTGGTATCAATATAGGCGTGGCAGCGCCCATGGCACAATTCCCTTTTAGCGGGTGGAAAGAAAGCTTCTTTGGTGATCTCCACGGACAAGGACGTCATGCTATTGAGTTTTTTACGCAAACAAAAGTAGTGATAGAAAGGTGGCCGAAAGAATGGTCCCGTAAATTTTAA
- a CDS encoding transketolase C-terminal domain-containing protein, whose product MLQIKDADIRLLNLHQCRYAIDNSIHIGGASSSTIPMVSLFYGGIININVEQPTATDQDLFVLSKGHAVATLASIYADLGYFERSVLDNSRSISSILNGHPGPLLPGVHVATGPMGQGMGVAQGFAIAGQRSPEFDVYAVTGDGELQEGPIWESVMYAGYKRLENLCVMVDSNGGQLDMVNTLHFPHNNLSQSFASFGWRVLEVDATRYHTVYGALSTFKYGERDGRPTVIICKSTKGHGGFSDYMNNHKSTISNELLDQECKLQKDRRAKEEMSFGQFFNELAANEEYADVVSKIQRHAGTMGFILEMEKGRVAKVTSVAPRVKTQKAPARNKKIDYLPASLPKLEMGKPYAAHKVIEAAMKVFAQDERIVSIDADLASTSGLQSGVGFVDKHRALNVGVAESNMMLIGEAFSILGANAWISTFCPFYDWKVLRRIAVGHQERLEVMADKKGWLSEGHGIDLCLVATAADLETQSNGATHMGNDDALLFNEVAHVRIINVSCPQQLLGVMKWIMEGNKGIIYLRVLRAASKVIYDGDVAFEFGKAYNVKHSEGAQATIVTSGRGVYEALDAAHKLEAAGVLVNVVDMPSVDEKAIVALYRSGKPVFIVEQNNGFIWTNFRKVLFAQEANINTQKLIPINTTGRDGLHYIHSGTYHELAAHYGLAEAQLSETILKTLKINSPKLV is encoded by the coding sequence TTGCTACAGATCAAAGATGCTGATATCAGGTTGTTGAATCTTCATCAGTGCCGTTATGCAATTGATAATTCAATTCATATAGGAGGAGCCTCCTCTTCCACCATTCCTATGGTGAGCCTTTTTTATGGTGGCATCATCAATATTAATGTGGAACAACCAACTGCTACTGATCAGGATTTGTTCGTTTTAAGTAAGGGGCATGCTGTAGCAACATTAGCTTCTATCTACGCTGATCTTGGATATTTTGAGAGATCTGTGCTGGATAATTCACGTTCCATATCAAGCATCCTGAACGGACATCCTGGTCCGCTGTTACCTGGTGTGCATGTAGCTACAGGTCCTATGGGACAGGGGATGGGTGTGGCACAAGGGTTTGCTATTGCCGGTCAACGCTCTCCGGAGTTCGATGTGTATGCTGTAACCGGCGATGGTGAATTACAGGAAGGTCCTATCTGGGAATCTGTGATGTATGCCGGCTATAAGCGCCTGGAAAATTTATGCGTGATGGTGGATAGTAATGGTGGGCAACTGGATATGGTGAACACCCTGCATTTTCCGCACAATAATCTCAGCCAGAGCTTTGCCAGTTTTGGCTGGCGCGTACTGGAAGTGGATGCCACCAGGTATCATACGGTTTATGGCGCCCTGTCAACCTTCAAATATGGTGAAAGAGATGGAAGGCCCACTGTGATCATCTGTAAATCCACAAAAGGCCATGGCGGATTTTCTGATTATATGAATAATCATAAATCAACCATTTCCAATGAGCTGCTGGACCAGGAATGTAAACTGCAAAAGGACCGGCGTGCTAAAGAAGAAATGTCATTCGGCCAATTTTTTAATGAATTGGCGGCGAATGAAGAATATGCAGATGTAGTCAGCAAAATACAAAGACACGCTGGTACGATGGGTTTCATCCTTGAAATGGAGAAGGGCCGTGTTGCAAAAGTAACCAGTGTGGCCCCGCGGGTGAAAACACAAAAAGCGCCTGCCCGAAATAAAAAGATTGATTATTTACCGGCTTCATTACCCAAACTGGAGATGGGCAAACCTTATGCTGCCCATAAGGTTATTGAAGCGGCTATGAAGGTCTTTGCACAGGATGAAAGGATTGTTTCCATAGATGCTGATTTAGCCTCTACGAGCGGTCTGCAATCCGGCGTTGGCTTTGTGGATAAACACCGCGCACTGAATGTAGGGGTGGCCGAATCGAATATGATGTTGATTGGAGAGGCATTCTCTATTTTAGGTGCTAATGCATGGATCAGTACTTTTTGCCCGTTCTATGACTGGAAAGTACTCAGGAGAATTGCGGTAGGTCACCAGGAACGCCTGGAAGTGATGGCAGACAAAAAGGGCTGGCTCTCGGAAGGACATGGCATTGACTTATGCCTGGTTGCTACCGCGGCTGATCTGGAGACACAATCAAATGGTGCCACACATATGGGCAATGACGATGCTTTATTATTTAATGAAGTGGCGCATGTCAGGATCATCAATGTTTCCTGTCCACAGCAATTACTGGGGGTGATGAAATGGATCATGGAGGGAAACAAAGGCATTATTTACCTGCGTGTTTTAAGAGCGGCATCAAAAGTTATTTATGATGGGGATGTTGCTTTTGAATTTGGTAAAGCCTATAACGTTAAGCATTCGGAGGGGGCACAAGCCACCATCGTTACGTCTGGCCGTGGCGTATATGAAGCACTCGATGCGGCCCATAAGTTGGAAGCAGCCGGGGTTTTGGTGAATGTGGTAGATATGCCATCGGTGGATGAAAAAGCGATAGTTGCGTTGTATCGATCCGGAAAACCCGTGTTCATCGTTGAACAGAATAACGGTTTCATCTGGACCAATTTCAGAAAAGTACTGTTTGCACAGGAAGCAAATATCAATACACAAAAGCTCATACCCATCAACACAACCGGTCGCGATGGGCTACACTATATTCATTCCGGTACTTACCATGAATTGGCTGCTCACTATGGATTGGCGGAAGCACAACTGAGTGAAACGATTTTGAAAACATTAAAGATAAACTCCCCGAAGCTGGTATAA
- a CDS encoding sugar phosphate isomerase/epimerase yields the protein MKNFSRREFIKLTGAGCASALVVPSFAMEAAARRSDIGATFILWGYGADALEPALKDISRLGYHAFETFGEVIEEWEEKRGGFKKLVDKYGVPIISAFCNGDVLDPSKRKEEIRKLTKWCQLLKQNGGKVIEYCATGSRKGYDYKDHKKNLVESMNEYAKVVTDQGLVCALHPHTGTPIETEEEVYFIMEHLDTNYMKFGPDVGQLEKGGVDVIKVLKDFMPLIEHVHLKDYIGGDNGYLGYCPLGEGKVDLKTTMKMLETRRNKMAGMIMFELDSDKKIKPVRSEYDAARVSADYLKKLGYRFRKGKR from the coding sequence ATGAAGAATTTCAGTCGCAGGGAATTTATTAAGCTCACAGGAGCCGGGTGTGCTTCTGCTTTGGTAGTTCCATCTTTTGCCATGGAAGCGGCGGCAAGAAGATCAGACATTGGCGCTACGTTTATTCTTTGGGGTTATGGCGCAGATGCATTGGAGCCTGCCCTGAAAGATATATCCAGACTGGGTTATCATGCTTTTGAAACGTTTGGGGAAGTGATTGAAGAATGGGAAGAGAAGCGTGGTGGTTTCAAAAAGCTCGTTGATAAATACGGTGTACCGATTATTTCCGCGTTTTGTAACGGAGATGTATTAGATCCTTCAAAAAGAAAAGAGGAAATCAGGAAACTGACCAAGTGGTGTCAGCTCCTGAAGCAAAATGGAGGGAAGGTGATCGAATACTGTGCTACCGGTAGCAGAAAGGGATATGATTATAAAGATCATAAAAAGAACCTGGTGGAATCGATGAACGAATATGCGAAAGTAGTGACTGATCAGGGACTGGTATGTGCACTGCATCCACATACAGGCACTCCTATTGAAACAGAAGAGGAAGTGTATTTTATCATGGAGCATCTCGATACCAATTATATGAAGTTTGGTCCCGATGTAGGCCAGTTGGAAAAAGGTGGCGTAGATGTGATAAAAGTGCTTAAAGATTTCATGCCACTGATAGAACACGTTCACCTGAAAGACTATATCGGGGGCGACAATGGCTATCTCGGTTACTGCCCTTTGGGAGAAGGGAAGGTGGATTTAAAAACAACCATGAAAATGCTGGAAACAAGAAGAAACAAGATGGCCGGTATGATCATGTTTGAGCTGGACTCCGATAAAAAAATAAAGCCGGTACGGTCTGAATATGATGCAGCCAGGGTTTCTGCGGACTATTTAAAGAAATTAGGCTACAGATTCAGGAAAGGGAAAAGATAG
- a CDS encoding DMT family transporter: MKISLFFLMLFIGFVLTLHLTMNAQVGVIIKNSKMGNALFWTIGGITALIIGATAWDASAFTRIKEVPLWLLTAGGMGAALVFGIAWIIPQIGAGPAFVLMVTGQIITGLLFSHFGLLGSPIEPISFMKIIGVLLLIGGASIITFLK; this comes from the coding sequence ATGAAAATTTCTCTCTTCTTTTTAATGCTTTTTATCGGGTTTGTATTAACCCTGCATTTAACGATGAATGCGCAGGTGGGCGTCATTATCAAAAACTCCAAAATGGGTAATGCGCTTTTCTGGACTATTGGTGGCATCACTGCGCTGATTATTGGCGCTACTGCATGGGATGCAAGTGCATTTACACGTATAAAAGAAGTGCCACTATGGTTATTGACAGCCGGTGGAATGGGAGCCGCCCTGGTATTTGGTATTGCATGGATTATTCCACAGATAGGCGCAGGACCAGCCTTTGTATTGATGGTTACGGGTCAGATAATAACAGGATTGTTGTTCTCCCATTTTGGCCTGTTGGGTTCTCCAATTGAGCCCATCTCTTTTATGAAAATCATTGGTGTGCTACTGCTTATCGGTGGGGCAAGCATTATCACTTTTTTGAAATAA